The following are from one region of the Paenibacillus protaetiae genome:
- a CDS encoding spore germination protein, with protein MGGPMFYPRGAARVKSIKTMLSESDDIIIQSMMAGDAKPMTYELIFCMGMVDPRSVQDFLLPQMEKLAEWWSKRSRKELAPSHKVEERFESKLITQIDPTSYEEEKQMFASIFSGNVLIVLEEDLLFMFDAADQPSRQPEESTMELSLRGPRDGFVEKISINLALIRGRLKSTDLHCEFRTIGYESMTRVALLYLSGKADPGLIQLAKNRLDRLNINALQNSSELEELLSDRKNSLFPLMDYTGRPDYTVQSLLNGRIAIVVDGSPSVIMAPTSLFRVIKSPEDAHLPFYYVSLERFLRLIGVGVSMCLPGFWVSLSAYNTDQLPFTLLSTVALSRQGLPLSASAEMFMMLFMFELFREAGVRLPRAVGQTVTVVGGLIVGDAAIRAGLTSPTMLVVAAITAVSSFTLVNQTINGSVSIVRLLILLLSSVLGLFGFFVGSLATLVYLCSLKSFGYSYMSPLAPFSFKKLVPGLLQNPWYKRLRRR; from the coding sequence ATGGGCGGTCCCATGTTCTATCCGCGTGGCGCGGCGCGCGTCAAGTCGATTAAAACGATGTTGTCGGAAAGTGACGACATCATTATTCAGTCGATGATGGCCGGCGATGCAAAACCGATGACGTATGAACTTATTTTTTGCATGGGCATGGTCGATCCGCGATCCGTGCAAGATTTTTTGCTGCCCCAAATGGAAAAGCTGGCGGAATGGTGGTCGAAGCGAAGCCGCAAGGAGCTGGCTCCAAGCCATAAAGTGGAGGAACGGTTCGAATCGAAGCTGATTACGCAGATCGATCCGACCAGCTACGAAGAAGAGAAGCAAATGTTTGCTTCTATTTTTTCAGGCAATGTTCTGATTGTGCTGGAAGAAGATCTGCTGTTTATGTTTGACGCTGCCGACCAGCCCAGCCGCCAGCCGGAAGAATCTACAATGGAGCTTTCTCTTCGGGGGCCGAGGGACGGTTTCGTTGAGAAAATTTCAATTAATTTAGCGTTAATCCGGGGCAGGCTGAAATCGACGGATTTGCACTGCGAATTTCGCACAATCGGCTATGAATCAATGACTCGGGTGGCGTTATTGTATTTGAGCGGCAAAGCGGATCCCGGACTGATTCAACTTGCGAAAAACCGGCTTGACCGGTTAAACATTAATGCCTTGCAAAATTCAAGCGAGCTGGAGGAACTGTTATCGGACCGGAAAAACAGTCTGTTCCCGTTAATGGACTATACGGGCAGGCCGGATTACACGGTGCAATCGCTGCTGAACGGGAGGATCGCCATTGTTGTGGATGGCTCTCCAAGCGTTATTATGGCGCCGACAAGTTTGTTCCGCGTAATCAAATCGCCCGAGGATGCGCATTTGCCGTTTTATTATGTATCGCTGGAACGCTTCCTGCGGCTGATCGGGGTGGGGGTCTCGATGTGCCTGCCCGGCTTTTGGGTCAGCTTATCAGCCTATAATACGGATCAGCTGCCGTTTACGCTGCTGTCGACCGTCGCTCTTTCCAGACAAGGGCTGCCTTTGTCCGCATCGGCGGAAATGTTTATGATGTTATTCATGTTTGAGCTGTTTCGCGAAGCGGGCGTCCGGCTGCCGAGAGCTGTCGGGCAGACCGTTACGGTTGTAGGCGGCTTAATTGTGGGCGATGCCGCCATCCGGGCCGGCTTAACTTCACCTACCATGCTGGTAGTTGCTGCAATTACAGCGGTATCTTCGTTTACTTTAGTTAATCAGACGATAAACGGCAGCGTTTCGATTGTTCGCCTGCTCATCTTGCTGTTGTCTTCGGTGTTAGGATTGTTTGGCTTTTTTGTCGGAAGCTTAGCGACTCTTGTTTATTTATGTTCGCTGAAATCGTTTGGCTACTCCTATATGAGCCCGCTGGCGCCTTTTTCGTTCAAGAAGCTTGTGCCTGGGCTGTTACAGAATCCGTGGTATAAACGGTTGCGAAGGAGATAA
- a CDS encoding MFS transporter: MNGQKASAAGGRTFRSSVQIRNASGGLDSQAVLLLVVQALFGIGTALSGTFVPVYLWKASQSYSLIGLFAITGYVTSGLTFWLAGKWVKEHNKMNSLRLGIVLSGAFYFLVLLFGQEAKQYALPLGVLNGVGLGFYWIAYNVVYFEITEPSNRDRYNGYAGLMGAAAGMLAPWISGLLITSFGGERGYTLIFTISLVIFAIGAVFSFWLKKRESAGRYDWKHTYTMLLQSPLWRRLFFAITAQGVREGVFMFLIGLTVYTATQNESKLGSFALITSLVALLSNWIAGRALKPANRGIGMLIGTVMVSAFILPLFWKVNYGIMLLFGIGTALFLPLYMIPMTTRVFDMIGLSEESAKQREEYIVLRELALTVGRSIGVIVYLIVLSVYHTPQTMVWLLFGVGTVPVLAWWLMRPLLPEHPRILQ, encoded by the coding sequence TTGAATGGTCAGAAAGCTTCCGCAGCCGGCGGGCGTACCTTTCGGTCATCTGTACAGATCCGAAACGCAAGCGGCGGGTTAGATTCCCAAGCCGTACTATTACTCGTGGTACAAGCTTTGTTCGGAATCGGCACGGCCTTATCCGGAACCTTCGTCCCGGTGTACTTATGGAAAGCGAGCCAGTCCTATTCCCTTATCGGCCTTTTTGCCATTACCGGCTATGTGACAAGCGGGCTTACATTTTGGCTGGCCGGCAAATGGGTGAAGGAGCATAACAAGATGAACAGCCTCCGGCTCGGGATCGTGTTGTCGGGGGCATTTTATTTTTTAGTGCTGTTGTTTGGCCAAGAGGCAAAGCAGTATGCTTTGCCTCTTGGCGTATTAAACGGCGTAGGGCTCGGATTTTATTGGATTGCCTATAATGTCGTTTATTTTGAAATTACAGAGCCAAGCAATCGCGACCGTTATAACGGTTACGCCGGATTAATGGGGGCTGCCGCCGGCATGCTGGCGCCTTGGATTTCCGGCTTGCTGATTACATCATTTGGCGGCGAGCGGGGCTATACGCTTATTTTCACCATTTCGCTTGTTATTTTTGCGATCGGGGCTGTCTTTAGCTTTTGGCTGAAAAAAAGAGAATCGGCAGGCCGATACGACTGGAAGCACACCTATACGATGCTGCTGCAATCGCCGCTTTGGCGCAGGCTGTTTTTTGCCATTACCGCGCAAGGTGTGCGCGAAGGCGTATTTATGTTTTTGATCGGCTTGACCGTCTATACCGCTACGCAAAATGAAAGCAAGCTGGGCAGCTTCGCGCTTATCACATCGCTTGTTGCATTGCTCAGCAACTGGATTGCCGGCCGAGCGTTGAAGCCTGCGAACCGGGGGATCGGCATGCTGATCGGCACTGTGATGGTCTCGGCTTTTATATTGCCGCTGTTCTGGAAAGTGAATTACGGCATTATGCTTTTGTTTGGCATAGGGACTGCGCTGTTTTTGCCGCTGTATATGATTCCGATGACAACACGGGTTTTCGACATGATTGGCTTGTCCGAAGAAAGCGCAAAGCAGCGTGAGGAATATATTGTTCTTCGCGAACTGGCGTTAACGGTTGGCCGCTCGATTGGGGTCATTGTCTATTTGATTGTATTATCGGTTTATCATACGCCGCAAACGATGGTGTGGCTTTTATTTGGGGTTGGCACTGTGCCTGTGCTTGCCTGGTGGCTGATGAGGCCGCTGCTGCCCGAGCATCCCCGCATTTTACAGTAA
- a CDS encoding DUF350 domain-containing protein, with translation MGKEVDLLLNKPYAASLVYVSVAVLSLIVFLSLFELVTRYKTWSEIKKGNLSVAMATSGKIFGICNIFHFSVTAKDSVYESLVWGGYGFALLLAAYFLFEFLTPVFRIDDEIAADNRAVGFIAMMISISLSYVIGSTVIL, from the coding sequence ATGGGAAAAGAAGTGGATCTGCTGTTGAATAAGCCGTATGCAGCGTCCCTTGTTTATGTATCCGTTGCCGTGCTTTCACTTATTGTGTTTTTATCTTTGTTTGAGCTTGTTACCCGCTATAAAACCTGGTCGGAAATAAAAAAAGGCAACCTCTCGGTTGCGATGGCAACTTCCGGTAAAATATTCGGTATATGCAACATCTTCCATTTTTCGGTGACGGCTAAAGATTCGGTCTATGAAAGCCTTGTATGGGGCGGCTACGGGTTTGCCCTTTTACTGGCGGCTTATTTTTTGTTTGAGTTTTTAACGCCTGTTTTTCGCATTGACGATGAAATCGCGGCGGATAATCGCGCTGTCGGCTTTATTGCGATGATGATTTCCATCTCATTATCTTATGTCATCGGATCAACCGTCATTTTATAG
- a CDS encoding DUF2642 domain-containing protein — protein MSRCFPGPFAGPFAGRGPIDPTRQNPSRNRRNGLKRMIGNFVCINLVGDEKVEGRLIAVCRDYIVLRTRDGIVYVNANQVESVAENGANRSRGSRTPRFIRAANFHDLVRQLENEFVKITFGRNDKVKGYITDVCDNTATVVDCHKLVSVYIDKIKTIRPLNDRDRLGSGSNGNRSNPANIVPAEIAPVAAGNAGRSGRSRGETIGSNNELEWALGTIPEPEFRPNRYGVPESLLLNGAKKKPSARKLKKK, from the coding sequence ATGAGTAGATGTTTTCCGGGGCCGTTTGCCGGACCGTTTGCAGGAAGAGGGCCAATTGATCCAACGCGTCAAAATCCGTCAAGAAACCGCCGAAACGGCTTGAAGCGTATGATCGGGAATTTCGTATGTATTAATCTGGTCGGCGATGAGAAGGTCGAAGGCAGGCTGATCGCTGTTTGCCGCGATTATATCGTATTGCGGACAAGAGACGGAATCGTATATGTGAATGCCAATCAAGTCGAAAGCGTAGCAGAAAACGGGGCAAACCGGAGCAGAGGAAGCCGGACACCACGATTCATTCGTGCTGCAAACTTTCATGATCTGGTCAGGCAGCTGGAGAATGAATTCGTCAAAATTACGTTTGGCCGAAATGACAAAGTAAAAGGATATATAACCGATGTATGCGATAATACCGCTACCGTTGTTGACTGCCATAAATTGGTGTCCGTATATATTGATAAAATAAAAACGATCAGGCCGTTAAATGACCGTGACCGTCTTGGCAGCGGCTCCAATGGAAACCGTTCAAACCCTGCAAACATTGTTCCGGCTGAAATTGCTCCGGTTGCTGCCGGCAATGCGGGCAGATCCGGCAGAAGCCGCGGCGAAACAATCGGATCGAATAACGAGCTGGAATGGGCATTGGGCACGATTCCTGAACCGGAGTTTCGCCCGAACCGTTACGGCGTTCCGGAATCGCTTTTGCTGAACGGAGCTAAGAAGAAACCGTCCGCCCGCAAATTAAAAAAGAAATAA
- a CDS encoding CotH kinase family protein has translation MSTEGLPIRSIQIHSSDLHEVQQDTWNNIFKPAKLIYGGKVYPVKIGIRGGHTRNYEKKSYDIKMEGGRTLHWNAEYDDPSMIRNALSFHFFNQIGVPSPRTNHIWLIINGEPQGVYLEIESVDRYFFAKRGIGYTSLLYAVNDSADFGVIDPETKAKKRSLLDGYEVIRGPKGTRTRLASFVKNLNRLSGKDLAVHTARRLDVDQYLLWLAGAVLTGNYDGFDQNYAIYEHKDTGKYRIIPWDYEGTWGRNCYGKPCGSDLVQVQGYNRLTAKLFSFPSIRKKYSELLQKLLEKSFTIDRIDPIISALYKKLSPAIHADHTRKHSYETFQSEPSFIRNYIRERRAIVRRELRKWS, from the coding sequence TTGTCCACAGAGGGCCTGCCGATACGCAGCATCCAAATCCATTCCTCTGATTTACACGAAGTTCAGCAGGATACATGGAATAACATATTCAAACCGGCAAAGCTTATTTATGGCGGAAAAGTTTATCCCGTTAAAATTGGTATCCGTGGCGGGCATACCCGTAATTATGAAAAAAAATCGTATGATATTAAAATGGAAGGCGGCCGGACGCTGCATTGGAACGCGGAATACGACGACCCGTCCATGATCCGCAACGCCCTCTCCTTCCATTTCTTTAACCAGATCGGTGTACCTTCGCCGCGCACGAACCATATATGGCTTATCATTAACGGCGAACCGCAAGGCGTATATTTGGAAATCGAATCGGTGGATCGTTATTTTTTTGCCAAACGGGGAATCGGCTATACCTCTCTGCTTTACGCAGTGAATGACAGTGCGGATTTCGGCGTCATTGATCCTGAAACGAAAGCAAAAAAACGCTCTCTGCTGGATGGCTATGAAGTCATTCGCGGGCCAAAAGGAACAAGAACCAGATTAGCCAGCTTCGTCAAAAATTTAAACCGGCTGTCGGGCAAGGACCTTGCTGTCCATACCGCGCGCCGGCTTGATGTCGATCAATATTTATTATGGCTGGCCGGTGCCGTATTAACCGGCAATTATGACGGTTTCGACCAGAACTACGCCATATATGAACACAAGGATACCGGCAAATACCGCATTATCCCTTGGGATTATGAAGGAACCTGGGGACGTAACTGCTATGGCAAACCTTGCGGGAGCGACCTTGTTCAAGTGCAAGGCTACAACCGCTTGACCGCCAAGCTGTTCTCCTTTCCTTCCATCCGCAAAAAATATAGCGAATTACTGCAAAAACTGCTTGAGAAATCGTTTACGATCGACCGGATCGATCCGATTATAAGCGCTTTGTACAAAAAACTTTCTCCTGCCATCCATGCTGACCATACACGCAAGCACAGCTATGAGACGTTTCAATCCGAACCTTCTTTTATCCGCAATTACATTCGGGAGCGGAGAGCCATCGTGCGGAGAGAGCTGCGCAAATGGTCTTAA
- a CDS encoding DUF2642 domain-containing protein: MEKKHPLQDKWVELLISDHAAPVQGKLIDIGQDIFVIQDGVKYVYVPIIHLQQLRFLQEEPRELFPIPEELKGRPLEQLQDPVSYRKILLSAKGMFSEIYVTGSQSIHGYLTSVMNDFFVFYSPVYHTVIISLQHLKYLVPYHPNITPYQLSPEQFPLRPSTITLARTFEGQLRKLVGEFVILDLGVNPNKIGLLKNVQDNMAELVNANGASIFVHIDHIQTLHIP, from the coding sequence ATGGAAAAAAAACACCCGCTGCAGGACAAATGGGTAGAACTGCTCATTTCGGACCATGCAGCCCCCGTTCAAGGCAAGCTGATCGATATCGGCCAAGATATTTTTGTTATCCAAGATGGCGTGAAATATGTTTATGTGCCCATTATTCATCTACAGCAGCTCCGTTTCTTGCAGGAGGAGCCGCGCGAGCTGTTCCCTATTCCGGAGGAGTTGAAAGGAAGGCCGTTAGAGCAGCTTCAGGACCCGGTATCCTACCGCAAAATATTGTTAAGCGCTAAAGGGATGTTTTCGGAAATATACGTTACGGGCAGCCAGAGCATCCATGGTTACTTGACATCAGTCATGAATGACTTTTTTGTTTTTTACTCTCCTGTGTATCATACGGTGATCATATCGCTTCAGCATTTAAAATATTTGGTTCCCTATCATCCCAACATTACCCCTTACCAGCTGTCTCCGGAGCAATTTCCGCTCAGGCCGTCGACGATTACGCTTGCGCGCACATTTGAAGGCCAGCTTCGCAAGCTGGTCGGCGAATTCGTTATATTGGATCTCGGCGTCAATCCGAACAAAATCGGCTTGCTGAAAAACGTGCAGGACAACATGGCGGAGCTGGTGAATGCCAACGGCGCTTCGATATTTGTCCACATCGACCATATCCAGACGCTTCATATTCCTTAA
- a CDS encoding spore coat protein yields MYQQQHAQPNMPEKDMAYAVLSDLKRVVREYATAATEASCQQVRSMFTNLLNSTLKMQGDLYQAMQQQNMYSTSSPALRQELDKQYKQYQQDLQQTNQFLQQATTAGQQNQANLPNQAFYNGQTNAHAQPNQPYYM; encoded by the coding sequence ATGTATCAACAACAGCATGCGCAGCCTAATATGCCGGAGAAGGACATGGCTTACGCGGTTTTGTCCGATTTGAAGAGGGTTGTCCGCGAATATGCGACAGCGGCAACGGAAGCTTCTTGTCAGCAGGTTCGCTCCATGTTTACGAATTTGCTGAACAGCACGCTGAAGATGCAAGGCGACTTGTACCAGGCGATGCAGCAGCAAAATATGTACAGCACTTCGTCGCCTGCGCTCAGACAGGAACTGGACAAGCAATATAAACAATATCAGCAGGATTTGCAGCAAACGAACCAGTTTTTGCAGCAGGCGACAACGGCTGGCCAGCAAAACCAGGCGAACCTGCCGAACCAGGCATTTTATAACGGCCAGACGAATGCGCACGCTCAGCCAAACCAGCCGTATTATATGTAA
- a CDS encoding Lrp/AsnC family transcriptional regulator, which produces MNELQLKVLDLLKEDARRDAELIATMLGEPVEAVKQAIHDLENDHIIVKYATVVNWSKVDDEKVTALIEVQITPERGRGFEGIAERIYLYPEVKSVYLMSGDYDLLVEVEGKNLKEVAAFVSNKLSPIDAVLSTKTFFILKKYKQDGIIFEENEGDHRLMISP; this is translated from the coding sequence ATGAACGAACTGCAGCTGAAAGTGTTGGATCTGCTTAAAGAAGATGCAAGAAGAGACGCTGAATTAATTGCTACGATGCTTGGCGAGCCGGTTGAAGCGGTTAAGCAGGCCATCCACGATTTGGAGAACGACCATATCATCGTCAAATACGCCACCGTTGTTAATTGGAGCAAAGTGGACGATGAGAAAGTAACCGCGCTGATCGAAGTGCAAATTACGCCGGAACGCGGGCGCGGGTTTGAAGGAATCGCGGAACGCATTTACCTGTATCCCGAAGTGAAGTCCGTTTATTTGATGTCGGGCGACTATGATCTGCTGGTAGAAGTGGAAGGGAAAAATTTGAAAGAAGTAGCCGCATTTGTATCTAACAAATTGTCTCCGATTGATGCGGTGCTGTCGACCAAAACCTTCTTTATTCTAAAAAAATACAAGCAAGACGGAATTATATTCGAGGAGAACGAAGGCGACCATCGATTGATGATATCGCCGTAA
- a CDS encoding GerAB/ArcD/ProY family transporter: MNTTNKFGILSFYMIMLLSVGLANHVIVLPLLLDAAKRDAWLSVPIAMVIMMIWSVLLFYKVTRSMAGIRIDVWLKQRIPSGLAYGMVWLLLGIQLFIAYTTLVETAEWTASTYLPDTPVIVVSVVMVALCGFAAWNGIQAIAYTACILLPIVFVLGDFVMSVNMPQKDYLFLLPIMEHGYWPVIRGTAYSVSSFAEIYSLLLIQQHLSKPIRRWQLLLLSFFLAILTFGPTTGTIAEFGPVEADKLRFPAFSQWRLVVIGKYLEHVDFFAVFQWMSGALIRISIPLYLLSEFAPFRASRYKTATLTVICAGLSVSAYFTFRHMFAFKRLLDQYFAYIWILVIAIVFLLWAFTFIKQKKGAGV, from the coding sequence ATGAATACAACAAACAAATTCGGCATTTTATCTTTTTATATGATCATGTTGTTGTCGGTTGGCCTTGCGAATCATGTAATCGTGCTTCCGCTGCTGCTGGATGCGGCTAAACGGGATGCTTGGCTAAGCGTCCCGATTGCCATGGTGATCATGATGATTTGGTCCGTGCTGCTTTTTTACAAAGTGACCCGGAGCATGGCGGGGATCCGCATCGATGTTTGGCTGAAGCAGCGGATTCCATCCGGCTTGGCATACGGCATGGTTTGGCTGCTGCTCGGCATCCAGCTCTTTATCGCTTACACCACGCTTGTTGAAACTGCAGAGTGGACGGCATCCACTTATTTGCCGGATACGCCGGTTATAGTCGTATCGGTTGTAATGGTTGCGTTATGCGGCTTTGCCGCCTGGAACGGCATTCAGGCGATCGCCTACACGGCATGTATTTTACTGCCGATTGTATTTGTGCTCGGTGATTTTGTTATGTCGGTTAATATGCCGCAAAAGGATTATTTATTTCTGCTGCCGATTATGGAACACGGCTATTGGCCGGTTATACGCGGTACGGCCTACAGCGTAAGCAGCTTTGCGGAAATTTATTCGCTGCTGCTCATTCAGCAGCACTTGTCGAAGCCGATCCGCAGATGGCAGCTGCTGCTGCTTTCTTTTTTTCTCGCGATTTTAACATTTGGTCCAACGACGGGAACGATTGCGGAGTTTGGCCCCGTCGAAGCGGACAAGCTCAGGTTTCCGGCATTTTCGCAGTGGCGGCTTGTCGTGATCGGCAAATATTTGGAGCATGTCGATTTCTTCGCCGTATTCCAGTGGATGTCCGGAGCGCTTATCCGCATTTCGATCCCTCTTTACCTGCTGTCCGAATTTGCTCCGTTCCGGGCTTCTCGGTACAAAACAGCAACGCTTACGGTCATATGCGCGGGGCTGTCGGTATCTGCCTATTTTACCTTTCGGCACATGTTTGCTTTTAAACGGCTGTTAGATCAATATTTCGCGTATATTTGGATTCTGGTTATTGCGATCGTTTTTCTATTGTGGGCGTTTACTTTCATTAAACAAAAGAAAGGAGCCGGGGTGTAA
- a CDS encoding Ger(x)C family spore germination protein — translation MGKKWVAALKSAAASLLLVMAGCWNQVDLQDMTYISSLGIDYKDGEYRLYANIISPAAVAKQDSSAQTDEGPSSTSRVGEAHGESVLLAIANLSKVSQYIVSLEHLKSIVIHERALPYLSSIFDGINRQRATRGTTWIYGTKDNMIELFQADLMRNVSPLDSILYSPIQVYKQDSFFEPVRMHTFLQAYKEQAMTNLMPSLSLTTKYWTENKKKVAMPEVDGVFVFKDEQNITYMSNEQIQGLHWMQPDFKKDFLKVSDTEGGGGKTKGVTIVIDSTKPGLSAEWHGDKPVFTIKLHAKSHVVEMEKNMTKNEIVHGAEQKIKEEILKTYTFAKQRKADPFLLELHLYRFHNRKWKAMNRQDNWLPPADELRVEVDVLLSSPGKYELLAHK, via the coding sequence ATGGGCAAAAAATGGGTTGCAGCCTTAAAGTCAGCGGCGGCAAGTTTGCTTCTCGTTATGGCCGGCTGCTGGAATCAGGTCGACCTGCAGGATATGACCTATATATCCAGCCTCGGCATTGATTATAAGGACGGCGAATACCGGCTTTACGCCAATATCATTTCTCCGGCAGCTGTAGCGAAACAAGACAGCTCTGCCCAAACCGATGAAGGGCCGTCAAGCACTTCCCGCGTGGGAGAGGCACACGGCGAATCGGTGTTGCTTGCCATCGCGAATTTGTCCAAAGTATCACAATATATTGTAAGCCTCGAACATCTTAAATCCATTGTCATTCATGAAAGAGCGCTTCCTTACTTGTCCTCGATTTTTGACGGCATCAACCGGCAGCGGGCGACACGCGGAACGACATGGATTTATGGGACAAAGGACAATATGATAGAGCTGTTTCAAGCGGATTTGATGCGGAATGTTTCGCCGCTGGACAGCATTTTATATTCCCCTATTCAGGTATACAAGCAGGACAGTTTTTTTGAACCGGTTCGAATGCACACTTTCCTGCAAGCCTATAAGGAACAAGCGATGACCAATCTGATGCCCAGCTTGTCTTTAACTACAAAGTATTGGACGGAAAACAAAAAGAAGGTTGCGATGCCGGAAGTTGACGGCGTATTTGTGTTTAAGGATGAACAAAATATTACTTACATGAGCAACGAGCAAATTCAAGGGCTGCACTGGATGCAGCCGGATTTTAAGAAAGATTTCTTGAAGGTGAGCGATACGGAGGGCGGCGGCGGCAAAACGAAAGGCGTTACGATCGTTATCGATTCCACCAAACCCGGCCTGAGTGCAGAGTGGCATGGGGATAAACCTGTATTTACAATCAAGCTGCACGCCAAAAGCCATGTGGTTGAAATGGAAAAAAACATGACCAAAAACGAAATTGTTCATGGCGCCGAGCAAAAAATTAAAGAGGAAATTTTAAAAACATACACGTTTGCCAAACAACGTAAAGCGGATCCCTTTTTGCTGGAGCTGCACTTATACCGGTTTCATAACCGGAAGTGGAAAGCGATGAACCGGCAGGACAACTGGCTTCCGCCAGCGGACGAGCTGCGCGTAGAGGTGGATGTATTGCTGTCGAGCCCCGGCAAATATGAACTGCTTGCACATAAATAA
- a CDS encoding aminotransferase class I/II-fold pyridoxal phosphate-dependent enzyme, whose product MIKNEEMHEAVPARRDSMSAYLSPLANGIKPSGIRRFFDLVSSRKDVITLGVGEPDFVTPWHVREAAVYSLESGKTQYTSNAGMPELREAITRYLDDSFQLKYDPAKEVLVTVGGSEAIDLALRVLISPGDEILIPEPCYISYSPITTLSGGKAVGIETFAKDQFKLCADELRASITPRSKVLILCYPSNPTGGIMTYEDWLPITKIVEENDLIVISDEIYAELTYGTKHVSFASMPGMRDRTIVVSGFSKAFAMTGWRLGYACGHPDLIGAMLKVHQYTVMCAPIMAQYAGLEALSEHGLEEKDRMIESYNQRRRLVVKGFRDIGLECHEPQGAFYAFPSIHSTGLTSEQFAQRLLEEAAVAAVPGDVFGLGGEGHLRCSYATSVPQLTEALERIGRFVQSMKQM is encoded by the coding sequence ATGATTAAAAACGAGGAAATGCATGAAGCCGTCCCTGCCCGGCGAGACTCGATGTCTGCCTATTTATCGCCGCTGGCAAACGGCATTAAACCGTCGGGAATCCGGCGCTTTTTCGATTTGGTAAGCTCCCGTAAGGATGTCATCACGCTTGGTGTGGGGGAACCTGACTTTGTAACGCCTTGGCATGTGCGCGAAGCGGCGGTTTATTCGCTGGAATCGGGCAAAACGCAATACACATCCAATGCCGGCATGCCTGAACTGCGGGAAGCGATCACCCGTTATTTGGACGATTCCTTCCAGCTGAAGTATGATCCAGCGAAGGAAGTGCTCGTCACTGTCGGCGGAAGCGAAGCGATCGATTTGGCGCTGCGGGTGCTTATATCGCCGGGAGACGAAATTCTCATCCCTGAACCCTGCTATATATCTTATTCGCCGATTACGACGTTAAGCGGCGGAAAAGCGGTTGGCATCGAGACGTTTGCGAAAGATCAGTTCAAGCTTTGCGCCGACGAGCTTCGCGCTTCGATTACGCCTCGCTCCAAAGTACTTATTTTATGTTATCCAAGCAACCCGACCGGCGGCATTATGACCTATGAAGACTGGCTTCCGATCACGAAGATCGTAGAGGAAAACGATCTGATTGTCATATCCGACGAAATCTACGCTGAATTGACGTACGGCACCAAGCATGTCAGCTTCGCATCGATGCCGGGCATGAGAGACCGTACGATCGTAGTAAGCGGCTTCTCCAAAGCGTTTGCGATGACCGGCTGGCGGCTTGGTTATGCATGCGGCCATCCGGACCTGATTGGCGCCATGCTGAAGGTGCATCAATATACGGTGATGTGCGCACCGATTATGGCGCAATATGCCGGACTTGAAGCATTGTCCGAGCATGGGCTGGAGGAGAAGGACCGGATGATCGAATCGTACAATCAGCGGCGTAGGCTGGTTGTCAAAGGATTCCGCGATATCGGGCTGGAATGCCACGAGCCGCAAGGGGCGTTTTATGCGTTCCCATCCATTCATTCGACCGGACTTACATCCGAACAGTTTGCCCAGCGGCTGCTGGAGGAAGCGGCTGTAGCCGCTGTGCCGGGCGATGTGTTTGGTTTAGGCGGCGAAGGGCATCTGCGCTGCTCCTACGCAACGTCGGTACCGCAGCTGACGGAAGCGCTGGAGAGAATCGGACGGTTCGTTCAAAGCATGAAACAAATGTAA